One segment of Natronosalvus halobius DNA contains the following:
- a CDS encoding metal-dependent hydrolase, which produces MVQPLGHVAVGLLFALPAWILWDGRTSVAFIAFVLVTSRLPDIDLALQSLGLPVKHHGVTHTVVFVVGFAIVAGFLLTAVLSPLLRRWWQTSEGEDVSRETIYAFVIGGLTLGGLGHLLADALASDWAEPIEPFWPIFEASFEIGVVSYDSMWANLGLLIVAVGLHLPLVATDVFPLETRFREWTVELPDLQGNDGY; this is translated from the coding sequence ATGGTACAACCATTGGGACACGTTGCTGTCGGATTGCTCTTCGCACTGCCCGCGTGGATTCTCTGGGATGGACGGACGAGCGTCGCATTTATCGCGTTCGTCCTGGTGACGTCGCGCTTGCCGGACATCGACCTCGCGTTACAATCACTCGGCCTCCCAGTGAAACACCACGGCGTGACCCACACCGTGGTGTTCGTGGTCGGGTTCGCCATCGTCGCCGGGTTCCTCCTCACCGCTGTGCTTAGCCCGCTGCTCCGACGGTGGTGGCAGACGTCCGAGGGAGAGGATGTGAGCCGGGAAACGATCTATGCGTTCGTGATCGGCGGGCTCACACTGGGCGGACTCGGTCACCTGCTGGCGGACGCCCTCGCATCGGACTGGGCCGAACCGATCGAACCGTTCTGGCCGATCTTCGAAGCCTCGTTCGAAATCGGTGTCGTCTCGTACGACTCGATGTGGGCGAATCTCGGGCTGCTGATCGTTGCGGTCGGACTCCACCTCCCGCTCGTCGCCACGGACGTGTTCCCCCTGGAAACCCGGTTCCGGGAGTGGACGGTGGAACTCCCGGACCTCCAGGGCAACGACGGCTATTGA
- a CDS encoding ribonuclease HI family protein has protein sequence MTDDPLPAGHLSPLATLVDEVLAGVGYEMAVAIDAIDDAVPGYGGLFDPETTPAELRRALESLLASELTRSPVPEPTSDTFVLYVDGSSRGNPGPAGAGAVIVDAAENQLARLGQPVGSRTGNNTAEYVALQLGLSELVARYEPRRLDVRIDSMTVIRDVWGGEDPTEPGVETYSDAVTAALSSIPDHQYTHLADSDPNPADALATVGADIAAFGPG, from the coding sequence GTGACTGACGACCCCCTCCCGGCCGGACACCTCTCACCGCTCGCCACGCTCGTCGACGAGGTGCTCGCGGGCGTCGGCTACGAGATGGCGGTCGCCATCGACGCCATCGACGACGCTGTCCCCGGCTACGGCGGTCTATTCGACCCCGAAACCACCCCGGCCGAGTTACGTCGCGCACTCGAGAGCCTGCTGGCGTCAGAACTCACCCGTTCACCCGTCCCCGAACCGACGAGCGACACGTTCGTCCTCTACGTTGACGGCAGTTCACGCGGCAACCCCGGCCCCGCAGGGGCGGGCGCCGTCATCGTGGACGCTGCGGAGAACCAACTCGCCCGTCTCGGCCAACCCGTCGGCTCCCGGACGGGAAACAACACCGCCGAGTACGTCGCCCTCCAGCTCGGGCTCTCCGAACTGGTGGCTCGGTACGAGCCACGCAGGCTGGACGTGCGCATCGACTCGATGACGGTCATCCGAGACGTCTGGGGTGGCGAGGACCCGACGGAACCGGGCGTCGAGACGTACAGCGATGCCGTCACGGCGGCACTGTCGAGCATCCCGGACCACCAGTATACGCACCTGGCCGACAGCGACCCGAACCCCGCCGACGCACTGGCCACAGTGGGAGCCGATATCGCAGCCTTCGGACCTGGATAG
- a CDS encoding 50S ribosomal protein L16 produces the protein MSDKPASMYRQIDKPAYTRREYITGIPGSKIAQHKMGDTGAEPEDYPVQISLVVDEECQIRHGSLEAARLSANRHMIKNAGEFQYKMILRKFPHQVLRENKQATGAGADRVSDGMRQSFGKIVGTAARIQRGERLFTVWCDVEDADFAKDAFRRAYNKITPPCRIVVERGEEQLIS, from the coding sequence ATGTCCGACAAACCTGCCTCGATGTACCGGCAAATCGACAAGCCGGCCTACACGCGACGCGAGTACATTACCGGGATCCCCGGTTCGAAGATCGCCCAGCACAAGATGGGTGACACCGGCGCCGAACCCGAGGACTATCCCGTCCAGATCAGCCTCGTCGTCGACGAGGAGTGCCAGATCCGCCACGGAAGCCTCGAGGCCGCCCGCCTCTCGGCGAACCGCCACATGATCAAGAACGCCGGCGAGTTTCAGTACAAAATGATCCTCCGGAAGTTCCCCCACCAGGTCCTGCGCGAGAACAAGCAGGCGACGGGTGCGGGCGCCGACCGTGTCTCCGACGGGATGCGCCAGTCGTTCGGGAAGATCGTCGGCACCGCCGCCCGCATCCAGCGCGGTGAGCGTCTGTTCACCGTCTGGTGTGACGTCGAGGACGCCGACTTCGCGAAGGACGCGTTCCGCCGGGCGTACAACAAGATCACGCCCCCATGTCGGATCGTCGTCGAGCGCGGCGAAGAGCAGCTGATCTCCTGA
- a CDS encoding CBS domain-containing protein produces MTSFRIGSLFGIPIKLDVTFLLVLPFFAYLIGVQIEPVADLLNEVMGAGISSEAITTGTTPWVLGLVAAIGLFVGVVLHELGHSLTAQHFGFPIESITLWLLGGLAALSEMPEDWRQELAIAIAGPIVSVLVGFASYGLFTVTPASLDGVRFVLGYLAVLNVGLAIFNMVPAFPMDGGRVLRALLARNQPYARATQQAASVGKLFAVLMALFGVLTFRVLLIAVAFFVYIAASGESRQVTMKAAFEGVTVSDIMTPATDLHTVGPSTSVADLIRRMFSERHTGYPVLEDGYLVGLVTLSDARDVKPVERDAFTVSDVMSTELKTIEPTADAMTALERMQQDDIGRLLVVDGRGEGDLVGLITRTDLMTALNIIRESGALNPAAEISTAD; encoded by the coding sequence ATGACGAGTTTCCGGATCGGGTCGCTGTTCGGCATTCCCATCAAACTCGACGTCACCTTTCTCCTGGTGCTCCCCTTCTTCGCGTACCTGATCGGAGTCCAGATCGAACCAGTCGCCGACCTCCTGAACGAGGTGATGGGCGCGGGCATCTCGAGCGAGGCCATCACCACCGGCACGACGCCGTGGGTACTCGGTCTCGTGGCCGCGATTGGGCTCTTCGTCGGCGTCGTACTTCACGAGCTCGGCCACTCGCTGACGGCCCAGCACTTTGGCTTTCCGATCGAGTCGATCACCCTCTGGCTGCTCGGCGGCCTCGCGGCGCTCTCGGAGATGCCCGAGGACTGGCGCCAGGAACTCGCGATCGCGATCGCCGGCCCAATCGTCTCCGTCCTCGTCGGGTTCGCCTCCTACGGTCTCTTTACCGTGACGCCGGCGTCGCTCGACGGGGTTCGGTTCGTGCTCGGCTACCTGGCCGTCCTGAATGTCGGCCTGGCGATCTTCAACATGGTCCCCGCGTTTCCGATGGACGGGGGACGGGTGCTCCGGGCGCTACTGGCGCGCAACCAGCCCTACGCCAGGGCGACCCAGCAGGCCGCGAGCGTCGGAAAACTGTTCGCCGTGCTCATGGCCCTCTTCGGCGTCCTGACCTTTCGGGTCTTGCTCATCGCCGTCGCCTTCTTCGTCTACATCGCCGCCTCCGGCGAGTCTCGCCAAGTGACGATGAAGGCTGCCTTCGAGGGCGTCACCGTCTCGGACATCATGACGCCAGCGACGGACCTCCACACTGTCGGCCCCAGTACCAGCGTCGCCGACCTCATCCGCCGCATGTTCAGCGAACGCCACACCGGCTACCCCGTCCTGGAGGACGGTTACCTGGTCGGTCTGGTCACCCTCTCGGACGCCCGGGACGTCAAGCCCGTCGAGCGCGACGCGTTCACCGTTTCGGACGTGATGAGCACCGAATTGAAGACCATCGAGCCGACCGCCGACGCGATGACGGCACTCGAGCGGATGCAACAGGACGACATCGGCCGGCTCCTGGTCGTCGACGGCAGGGGTGAGGGCGACCTCGTCGGCCTGATCACGCGGACAGACCTGATGACCGCACTGAACATCATCCGCGAAAGCGGGGCGTTGAACCCGGCGGCCGAGATCAGTACGGCCGACTGA
- a CDS encoding ferredoxin, whose product MRVEFDEETCIGMYQCVAEWSAFEKDKSAGKAVLLESEEGEDGIFVRDVPEDAELDAKFAARTCPVDAITIYDDDGEQLIP is encoded by the coding sequence ATGCGAGTCGAGTTCGACGAAGAGACGTGTATCGGGATGTACCAGTGCGTCGCCGAGTGGAGCGCCTTCGAGAAGGACAAGTCGGCGGGAAAAGCCGTCCTGTTAGAATCCGAGGAGGGCGAAGACGGTATCTTCGTCCGCGACGTGCCCGAGGACGCCGAACTCGACGCGAAGTTCGCCGCCCGGACCTGCCCCGTCGACGCGATCACGATCTACGACGACGACGGCGAGCAACTGATCCCCTGA
- a CDS encoding non-histone chromosomal MC1 family protein — MVREDGKRNFALRENGGDESSVFSGNTPRQAALKAARRLDPGSSEDSADRVELRLREKGTEKVHIYDGWAWEEEAPDDKPDWMPSDITEANVSKKGIEHLDE; from the coding sequence ATGGTACGTGAAGACGGTAAGCGAAACTTTGCACTGCGCGAAAACGGCGGCGACGAATCGAGCGTCTTCTCGGGCAACACGCCCCGACAGGCCGCGCTGAAGGCGGCCCGGCGGCTCGATCCCGGTAGCAGCGAGGACAGCGCCGATCGCGTCGAACTCCGACTCCGCGAGAAAGGCACGGAGAAGGTCCACATCTACGACGGCTGGGCCTGGGAGGAAGAGGCGCCGGACGACAAGCCAGACTGGATGCCGAGCGATATCACCGAGGCGAACGTCTCGAAGAAGGGTATCGAGCACCTCGACGAGTAA
- a CDS encoding GNAT family N-acetyltransferase: MTHTRSPNLSGYAIDWFREHDRESFLDLYAAVFGRQRTDEWFRWKYEANPYVDHVPIAVARRQPSGTVVGCRAYFPLEVSVDDETYLAFQPCDTMVHPEHRRRGLFTAMNRWGLERYDNDGPAFFFNFPNAQAKPGNERLGWRPVGTVPMYYRVQNPVAVLARWLRAVGSTVDARVPITADSAGTNAGLESTDQSTTGETTRPADAFARALTSAVTTGHRLGDRLLVRRSLRDADVDVNVERYDLAPVGTLETLARRSRLDGIRVRRSSTFYRWRLDNPLHEYVTVLARRTDTGLPIAAIIVSPQDDHVRLVDALPRGVDANDPAAAALEHLFLAVLEAYRKKPFLTAFGDILPDPLRYRFLPDTQVPLEPILRPTTRTLYARGLDDDVGRRLASSTVDDWHLSRLDLDTT, from the coding sequence GTGACACACACACGTTCACCGAACCTCTCCGGGTACGCAATCGACTGGTTTCGCGAACACGACCGGGAGTCGTTTCTGGACCTCTACGCTGCCGTCTTCGGCCGCCAGCGAACCGACGAGTGGTTTCGGTGGAAGTACGAGGCCAACCCGTACGTCGATCACGTTCCCATCGCCGTCGCAAGACGACAGCCTTCGGGGACCGTCGTCGGCTGTCGCGCCTACTTCCCGCTCGAGGTCAGCGTCGACGACGAGACGTACCTCGCGTTCCAACCCTGTGACACGATGGTCCACCCGGAGCACCGCCGTCGCGGGCTGTTCACGGCGATGAACCGCTGGGGCCTCGAGCGATACGATAACGACGGGCCGGCCTTTTTCTTCAACTTCCCGAACGCGCAGGCGAAACCGGGTAACGAACGACTCGGCTGGCGCCCGGTCGGAACCGTGCCGATGTACTACCGGGTCCAGAATCCCGTGGCGGTCCTCGCTCGATGGCTCCGGGCGGTCGGTTCGACCGTCGACGCCCGCGTGCCGATTACCGCCGATTCAGCCGGTACGAACGCCGGCCTCGAGTCGACCGATCAGTCGACCACCGGCGAAACGACGAGGCCGGCAGACGCGTTCGCTCGCGCCCTCACCAGTGCCGTGACCACGGGCCACCGACTGGGTGATCGATTGCTCGTACGGCGATCACTGCGCGACGCGGACGTCGACGTGAACGTAGAGCGGTACGATCTAGCACCAGTTGGAACGCTCGAGACGCTCGCGCGCCGGTCACGGCTGGACGGCATCCGCGTCCGCCGGTCGTCCACGTTCTACCGGTGGCGGCTGGACAATCCCCTCCACGAGTACGTGACCGTTCTCGCGAGGCGAACGGACACCGGACTCCCGATCGCCGCGATAATCGTCTCGCCACAGGACGACCACGTCCGGCTAGTCGACGCCCTCCCGCGCGGCGTCGACGCGAACGACCCCGCCGCTGCGGCGCTCGAGCACCTGTTCCTCGCGGTGCTCGAGGCGTACCGGAAGAAGCCGTTTCTCACGGCATTCGGGGACATCCTTCCCGATCCGCTCCGCTACCGGTTCCTTCCGGACACCCAGGTTCCCCTGGAGCCGATCCTCCGGCCGACCACGCGAACGCTGTACGCCCGCGGACTCGACGACGACGTGGGTCGGCGACTCGCCTCGAGCACGGTCGACGACTGGCACCTGTCGCGGCTAGACCTGGATACGACTTGA
- a CDS encoding phenylalanine--tRNA ligase beta subunit-related protein: MPTVEIDPDELRELTGHEEKGDDDLKSDLFGLGLEYEGRTDEGEFELEFAPDRLDRLSVEGVARSLRYQYGDSRGVYVPTTNAHDWTIVVDDSVPDERPYVTGAVIRDVDLNEAALESLIQLQEKLHATMGRKRAKGAIGIHDLTMLKGSAATEGNPTIEYVGVEPDEDRFVPLDSDKELTPAEVLEEHQTGKTYADLVSEYERYPAIYDDLGQFSFPPVINGRRTEVSTDSRDLFVEMTGTDQWTIDRMLNIVCYALSARGATVEEVAVEYPDQRVVRPDFSTKTKTVPHARIESILGIDLEPEQVVDLAERSGLEAERSDRLETDGPAAGSTAGSADGEGDESDEHESLTYEVTIPPYRVDVLHPLDVIDDLGRAYGFNDLEPRYPDVGTIGGRHERSRLENAVRTRLVGLGFQDLLNFHMISEAENFERMTLGPDDDAYGAGEPATIKGPYSEDYTMLRTWITPSLLMVLENNTHRRYPQDLAEIGFAARVDDAENTGVGEGRYVGAVLARYDAAYEDAKARLQALVRSFGGDLETPPTEHPSYIPGRTAAVVIDGEEVGVIGEVHPKVLVEHDLEVPVAGFEFDLEALAE, from the coding sequence ATGCCCACGGTCGAAATCGACCCCGACGAACTGCGCGAACTGACCGGCCACGAGGAGAAAGGCGACGACGACCTCAAATCGGATCTGTTCGGCCTCGGCCTCGAGTACGAAGGCCGGACGGACGAGGGGGAGTTCGAACTCGAGTTCGCCCCGGACCGCCTCGACCGGCTGTCGGTGGAGGGCGTCGCCCGCTCGCTTCGGTACCAGTACGGCGATTCCCGCGGCGTATACGTTCCGACGACGAACGCCCACGACTGGACCATCGTTGTCGACGACTCCGTGCCCGACGAGCGCCCGTACGTCACGGGCGCGGTGATCCGGGACGTCGACCTGAACGAGGCGGCGCTGGAGTCGCTGATCCAGCTCCAGGAGAAGCTTCACGCGACGATGGGGCGCAAGCGAGCGAAGGGAGCTATCGGAATTCACGACCTGACGATGTTGAAGGGGAGCGCGGCGACCGAGGGCAACCCCACCATCGAGTACGTCGGCGTCGAACCCGACGAGGACCGCTTCGTGCCCCTGGACTCGGATAAGGAACTGACGCCCGCCGAGGTGCTCGAAGAACACCAGACGGGCAAGACGTACGCCGACCTCGTGAGCGAATACGAGCGCTACCCGGCAATCTACGACGACCTGGGCCAGTTCTCGTTCCCGCCGGTGATCAACGGCCGCCGGACGGAGGTCTCGACGGACTCTCGAGACCTCTTCGTCGAGATGACGGGCACCGATCAGTGGACGATCGACCGGATGCTCAACATCGTCTGCTACGCGCTGTCGGCCCGCGGCGCGACGGTGGAGGAGGTTGCGGTCGAGTATCCAGACCAGCGAGTCGTCCGGCCCGACTTCTCGACCAAGACCAAGACCGTTCCCCACGCTCGCATCGAGTCCATCCTCGGGATCGACCTCGAGCCCGAGCAGGTGGTCGACCTGGCCGAGCGGTCGGGGCTCGAGGCCGAGCGATCCGATCGGTTGGAGACCGACGGACCGGCGGCTGGCTCCACGGCTGGCTCCGCGGACGGCGAAGGAGACGAGAGCGACGAACACGAGAGCCTCACCTACGAGGTCACCATCCCGCCCTACCGCGTCGACGTCCTCCATCCCCTCGACGTCATCGACGACCTCGGGCGCGCTTACGGCTTCAACGACCTCGAACCGCGCTACCCCGACGTGGGGACCATCGGCGGCCGCCACGAGCGCTCCCGCCTCGAAAACGCCGTCCGAACCCGACTGGTCGGCCTCGGCTTCCAGGACCTGCTGAACTTCCACATGATCAGCGAGGCCGAGAACTTCGAGCGCATGACTCTCGGACCCGACGACGACGCCTACGGCGCGGGTGAACCCGCGACGATCAAGGGGCCCTACAGCGAGGACTACACGATGCTGCGCACCTGGATCACGCCCTCGCTGCTGATGGTCCTCGAGAACAACACCCACCGCCGGTATCCCCAGGACCTGGCCGAAATCGGGTTCGCCGCGCGGGTCGACGACGCCGAGAACACTGGCGTCGGCGAAGGACGCTACGTCGGCGCCGTCCTCGCCCGCTACGACGCCGCCTACGAGGACGCCAAGGCCCGCCTGCAGGCACTTGTCCGGAGCTTCGGCGGCGACCTCGAGACGCCGCCAACGGAGCATCCATCGTACATCCCCGGTCGAACGGCGGCCGTCGTCATCGACGGCGAGGAGGTCGGCGTGATCGGTGAGGTACACCCAAAGGTCCTCGTCGAGCACGACCTGGAGGTCCCCGTCGCCGGTTTCGAGTTCGACCTCGAGGCGCTGGCGGAGTGA
- a CDS encoding phenylalanine--tRNA ligase subunit alpha, producing MHLPTPQAAVVQAASADEARSVDALADATDLPPETVTGAVFELQEAGLVAVSEWVDETIALTDEGHEYATDGLPEVRLYEAALAAGADDEAVEMGRVIGQSGLEGPQVNIALSNYARKGYGVIDGGEITADPDADPESDAEAGALEALADGHSNGDADGDANTDAETATATLEIDEDVLEHLERRGLLERSESTVREATLTEAGVTELMAGIETAETVGQITPDLLTSWAKQGFADRSRGQGPREDGDWRDAEFTEYNVEADAAPVDGGSVHILRQTAERVKDTLVGMGFQEMDGPHADADFWINDCLFMPQDHPARTHWDRFALEHPTHIDHLPEDLVERVERAHHEGVGEDGEGYNSPWDEDFARAIALRGHTTSLSARYLSGHQIGDLEPPQRYFSVEKVYRNDTLDPTHLLEFFQIEGWVMAENLSVRDLMGTFEEFYAQFGITDIEFKPHYNPYTEPSFELFGTHPTTGEMVEIGNSGIFREEMLEPLGVECDVMAWGLALERLLMLMYGFEDIRDIHGTLCDLELLRETEVTY from the coding sequence ATGCACCTACCCACACCACAGGCCGCGGTCGTCCAGGCCGCGAGCGCAGACGAGGCACGGAGCGTCGACGCCCTCGCCGACGCGACCGACCTGCCCCCCGAGACCGTCACCGGCGCGGTTTTCGAACTTCAGGAGGCAGGGCTGGTCGCCGTCAGCGAGTGGGTCGACGAAACGATCGCCCTCACCGACGAGGGTCACGAGTACGCCACCGACGGCCTCCCCGAGGTGCGCCTCTACGAGGCCGCCCTCGCGGCCGGGGCCGACGACGAGGCCGTCGAAATGGGCCGGGTCATCGGCCAGTCCGGGCTCGAGGGCCCCCAGGTCAACATCGCACTGTCGAACTACGCGCGCAAGGGCTACGGCGTGATCGACGGCGGCGAGATCACGGCCGACCCCGACGCTGACCCCGAATCGGACGCCGAGGCGGGCGCGCTCGAGGCGCTGGCCGATGGCCACAGCAACGGCGACGCCGACGGCGACGCCAACACCGACGCCGAAACGGCGACCGCCACCCTCGAAATCGACGAGGACGTCCTGGAGCACCTCGAGCGGCGAGGCCTGCTCGAGCGAAGCGAGTCGACCGTCCGCGAGGCGACGCTCACCGAGGCGGGCGTCACCGAGCTGATGGCGGGCATCGAGACGGCCGAGACGGTCGGTCAGATCACCCCCGACCTCCTGACCAGTTGGGCGAAGCAGGGCTTCGCTGACCGTTCGCGCGGCCAAGGGCCACGCGAAGACGGCGACTGGCGCGACGCCGAGTTCACCGAGTACAACGTCGAGGCCGACGCGGCGCCCGTCGACGGCGGCAGCGTCCACATCTTGCGCCAGACCGCCGAACGGGTCAAGGACACCCTCGTTGGGATGGGCTTCCAGGAGATGGACGGTCCCCACGCGGACGCGGACTTCTGGATCAACGATTGCCTGTTCATGCCCCAGGACCACCCGGCGAGAACGCACTGGGACCGGTTCGCCCTCGAACACCCGACCCACATCGACCACCTCCCAGAGGACCTCGTCGAACGCGTCGAACGCGCCCACCACGAGGGCGTCGGCGAGGACGGTGAGGGCTACAACTCGCCGTGGGACGAGGACTTCGCGCGCGCCATCGCGCTTCGTGGACACACGACCTCGCTCTCGGCGCGATACCTGTCGGGCCACCAGATCGGCGACCTCGAGCCACCACAGCGGTACTTCAGCGTAGAGAAGGTCTACCGGAACGACACGCTGGACCCGACCCACCTGCTGGAGTTCTTCCAGATCGAGGGCTGGGTGATGGCCGAAAACCTGTCGGTGCGGGACCTGATGGGCACCTTCGAGGAGTTCTACGCCCAGTTCGGAATCACGGACATCGAGTTCAAACCCCACTACAACCCCTACACCGAACCGTCGTTCGAGCTGTTCGGCACGCACCCGACCACGGGCGAGATGGTGGAAATCGGCAACTCGGGCATCTTCCGCGAAGAGATGCTAGAACCGCTGGGCGTCGAGTGTGACGTGATGGCTTGGGGGCTCGCCCTCGAGCGCCTGCTCATGTTGATGTACGGCTTCGAGGACATCCGGGACATCCACGGGACGCTGTGTGACCTGGAACTGCTGCGCGAGACGGAGGTGACCTACTGA
- a CDS encoding DUF402 domain-containing protein, translated as MREGGSGTDGSADPGTAVDARVRVRGIYTTAVTQRLLEAGHTVVQASEPIRARFETDFPTAPADVRIETTRDRQGLEVSGDPDCVDCVLEHLDSLALDTFGWADSVPRGAVFDGAVHEADGGRGAPVSLGDGRRGYLTYDDVDGYVDAGDCYRLQVREPTPPWDDDAPRLTPGLTVEGGLCTLSRKRNGVGADFDGARAEELVGMTDLLSIAIPEGWGLRWHRSAVDADLEAMTAALENAVSRAQTLESRLEEVPEEPGDPARLADPQATAWLWFGRESRFALDEVRRTAETTMVGHHRIKAGDRSASAAVDFAEAVASPTGEEAFPFAAVSRQFGPTTGDRLALGHGKPDGRLITLGTGEVTDWSEDGSLTLERAMRGGGIYDALEVPIQDGDVAITKLKEGRWWYPTTYKGADGTTKGTYVNVCTPVELFSHSARYVDLHVDVIRRADGSVSVVDEDELEAAVADGQISSELAEKARSVAAAVERALS; from the coding sequence ATGAGGGAGGGGGGTAGCGGTACCGACGGGTCGGCCGATCCAGGTACCGCCGTCGACGCTCGTGTTCGCGTCCGCGGCATCTACACCACCGCCGTGACCCAGCGCTTGCTCGAGGCCGGGCACACGGTCGTCCAGGCCTCGGAACCAATCCGTGCGCGATTCGAGACCGACTTCCCGACGGCGCCCGCCGACGTTCGAATCGAGACGACCCGCGACCGCCAGGGACTCGAGGTGTCGGGCGACCCCGACTGTGTCGACTGCGTGCTCGAGCACCTCGATTCGCTGGCGCTCGACACGTTCGGCTGGGCGGATTCCGTCCCTCGGGGAGCGGTGTTCGACGGCGCGGTCCACGAGGCCGACGGCGGCCGCGGCGCTCCCGTCTCTCTCGGCGACGGACGACGAGGCTACCTCACGTACGATGACGTCGACGGCTACGTCGACGCTGGCGACTGCTACCGCCTGCAGGTTCGCGAGCCGACGCCTCCGTGGGACGACGACGCCCCTCGCCTGACACCGGGACTCACCGTCGAGGGCGGCCTCTGTACACTCTCCCGGAAGCGAAACGGCGTCGGCGCCGATTTCGACGGGGCGCGGGCCGAGGAACTCGTCGGGATGACGGACCTGCTCTCGATTGCGATTCCGGAGGGGTGGGGCCTCCGGTGGCACCGCAGCGCCGTGGACGCCGACCTGGAGGCGATGACCGCAGCCCTCGAAAACGCGGTTTCTCGCGCCCAGACGCTCGAGTCGCGTCTCGAGGAAGTGCCCGAGGAACCCGGCGACCCCGCCCGTCTCGCCGACCCACAGGCGACCGCCTGGCTCTGGTTCGGCCGCGAGTCCCGGTTCGCCCTGGACGAGGTGCGACGAACTGCCGAGACCACGATGGTCGGCCACCACCGGATCAAGGCCGGCGACCGGTCGGCGAGCGCGGCCGTCGACTTCGCCGAGGCCGTCGCCAGCCCGACGGGCGAGGAGGCGTTTCCCTTCGCCGCCGTCTCCCGCCAGTTCGGCCCGACGACGGGCGACCGCCTCGCGCTCGGCCACGGCAAGCCCGACGGTCGACTCATCACCCTCGGAACGGGCGAGGTCACCGACTGGAGCGAGGACGGCAGCCTGACCCTCGAGCGCGCCATGCGCGGGGGTGGGATCTACGACGCGCTCGAGGTGCCCATCCAGGACGGCGACGTGGCGATCACCAAACTCAAGGAGGGGCGCTGGTGGTATCCGACGACGTACAAGGGTGCCGACGGAACCACGAAGGGCACCTACGTGAATGTCTGTACCCCCGTGGAACTGTTCTCTCACAGCGCCCGGTACGTCGACCTCCACGTCGACGTGATCCGGCGGGCCGACGGGTCGGTGTCGGTCGTCGACGAGGACGAACTCGAGGCCGCCGTCGCCGACGGCCAGATTTCGTCGGAACTCGCCGAGAAGGCCCGCAGCGTCGCTGCCGCGGTCGAGCGGGCGCTCTCTTGA
- a CDS encoding DUF7532 family protein yields the protein MHFDQRTQRALREVGLETDDLRRASELVVEAVDADAATLESFFERHDTVYSDLDMAHSSAEYPEHAVEGLDLTTHAAEMRGWLRFDTWGVYVQDGRVFDEEYVELTLGPSVNDRVRFAADRETLR from the coding sequence ATGCACTTCGACCAGCGAACCCAGCGGGCCCTGCGTGAGGTCGGCCTCGAGACCGACGACCTCCGGCGAGCCTCGGAACTCGTCGTCGAGGCCGTCGACGCAGACGCTGCGACCCTCGAGTCGTTCTTCGAACGCCACGACACCGTCTACTCGGACCTGGACATGGCCCACTCGAGCGCCGAGTACCCCGAACACGCCGTGGAGGGCCTCGACCTGACCACCCACGCCGCCGAGATGCGCGGCTGGCTCCGATTCGACACCTGGGGCGTCTACGTCCAGGACGGTCGGGTGTTCGACGAGGAGTACGTCGAACTGACGCTCGGCCCCTCGGTCAACGACCGGGTCCGATTCGCGGCCGACCGGGAGACGCTCCGATGA